The Thermus brockianus genome window below encodes:
- the hslO gene encoding Hsp33 family molecular chaperone HslO encodes MGRILRGLAGEGNLRVVAAETTDIVEEARRRHGLSPTATAALGRAMTGALLLAQLLLKTPKERLALRMEGTGPLGGLVVEADALGNVRGYVKNPQAEVPLREDGKLNVGELIGAGVLRVDRSLPSGEVYTSTVPLVSGEIAEDLAHYLWQSEQVPSAILLGVRVKGEGEVEVAGGVAIQVMPDTPEEVLSRLEANLAGLSGITPLLREGLEAAVERLLAGLGFEWTDLKALGYPLNEIPARFRCRCNREKALEALVFFTPEEREDMIVEDGGAEVVCHWCGEVYRFSPEEIRSLVAEVRCPDCGTLWLYPKADGTLFRIEGDTCRCGRKVEIPSEKRAQA; translated from the coding sequence ATGGGGAGGATTCTTCGGGGTTTGGCTGGCGAGGGGAACCTGCGGGTGGTGGCGGCGGAAACCACGGACATCGTGGAGGAAGCCCGGCGCCGCCACGGCCTTTCCCCCACGGCCACCGCCGCCTTGGGCCGGGCCATGACCGGGGCCCTTCTCCTCGCCCAGCTCCTCCTCAAGACCCCCAAAGAGCGCCTCGCCCTACGCATGGAGGGGACGGGGCCCTTGGGGGGGCTTGTGGTGGAGGCGGATGCCTTGGGAAACGTCCGGGGGTACGTCAAGAACCCCCAGGCGGAGGTGCCCTTGCGGGAAGACGGCAAGCTCAACGTGGGCGAGCTTATCGGGGCTGGGGTCTTGCGGGTGGACCGGAGCCTGCCCAGTGGGGAGGTTTACACCAGCACCGTGCCCCTGGTTTCCGGGGAGATCGCCGAGGACCTGGCCCACTACCTCTGGCAGTCCGAGCAGGTGCCTTCCGCCATCCTCCTGGGCGTTCGCGTCAAGGGGGAAGGGGAGGTGGAGGTGGCGGGGGGTGTGGCCATCCAGGTGATGCCGGATACTCCCGAGGAGGTTCTTTCCCGCCTCGAGGCCAACCTGGCGGGTTTGAGCGGCATCACGCCCCTCTTGCGGGAGGGTTTGGAGGCCGCTGTGGAGAGGCTTCTTGCTGGCTTGGGTTTTGAATGGACGGATCTCAAGGCCCTGGGCTACCCTTTAAACGAGATCCCCGCCCGCTTCCGCTGCCGTTGCAACCGGGAGAAGGCCCTCGAGGCCCTGGTCTTCTTCACCCCGGAGGAACGGGAGGACATGATCGTGGAGGACGGGGGTGCGGAGGTGGTCTGCCACTGGTGCGGGGAAGTGTACCGCTTCTCCCCGGAGGAGATCCGTTCCCTGGTGGCGGAGGTGCGTTGCCCTGACTGCGGCACCCTTTGGCTGTATCCCAAGGCGGACGGCACCCTTTTCCGGATCGAGGGGGATACCTGCCGTTGCGGACGTAAGGTGGAAATTCCTTCGGAAAAACGGGCCCAGGCCTGA
- the nifJ gene encoding pyruvate:ferredoxin (flavodoxin) oxidoreductase translates to MRPITVDGNEAVARVAYRLSEVIAIYPITPSSPMAELSDEWAAKGEPNLFGLVPKVVEMQSEGGAAGALHGALQEGVLATTFTASQGLLLMIPDMYKIAGQALPGVIHVAARALATHALSIFGDHQDLYAVRPTGWGILVSESVQAAQDLAAMAHAVALQASLPVLHAMDGFRTSHEVQKILPLSDKELRALFPFSALEAFRKRALTPEAPVIRGTAQNPDHYFQNREAINPLYQRFPEVVERTMARFAEITGRRYAPYEYFGHPEAERVVVVMGSASLAVEEAVAYLLKRGEKVGMVRVRLYRPFHAQGFLAALPPSAQRVAVLDRGKEPGAVGEPLFQEVAAAFALKGGELPLLVGGRYGLSSKEFTPAMALGLYEALKGERPRHGFTLGIQDDLSHTSLPYPEVDFEDPASVRAVFFALGADGTVSANKNTIKIIGEETPLYAQGYFVYDSKKSGSRTISHLRFGPNPLNKPYLIQRANFVGIHQWSFLERFPMLDVAEENATILLNSPYPKEEVWDRLPRPVQEEILRKNLKVYVVNAYELARKVGLPGRINVLMQAAFFKLSGVLPEEEAKARIKKAIEKSYGKRGRSVLEKNFQAVELGFQAVEPLPIPGRITSEKGLVPPMVGNPPPFVKEVLGPIALGLGDTLPVSAFPLDGTYPTGTARYEKRGIAEFVPTWDPEVCVQCGKCVLVCPHAVVRAKVVPEEVLLGAPEGFPHRKAMWKELSGEFVLAISPDDCTGCSLCVEVCPAKDKRNPSRKALNMAPRLQVREAMNQHWDFFLSLPETPRQGLKLHTVKDVQLLMPLFEFPGACAGCGETPYLRLLSQLFGDRLIVANATGCSSIYGGNLPTTPWSTNREGRGPAWANSLFEDNAEFGLGMRLALDKKAEHARRLLPEFRHLLGEELLARLLAEVGPEEVEERRRDVALLRERLEGLDDPKAKDLLAVADALIPHTVWIVGGDGWAYDIGYGGLDHVLASGANVKVLVLDTEVYSNTGGQASKATGLGAVAKFAMAGKPTPKKDLAFMAMSYGHVYVAQIAMGANDAHTVRAFLEAEAHKGPALLIAYSHCIAHGIDMAKGMDHQKLAERSGYWPLFRYIPGEGLILDSKPPTLPLREYLYAENRYRLLLQTHLEEAEAFLKAAEEAVRARWERLKRLAGEKATLAS, encoded by the coding sequence ATGCGTCCCATCACCGTGGACGGGAACGAGGCGGTGGCCCGGGTGGCCTACCGCCTTTCCGAGGTCATCGCCATCTACCCCATCACCCCCTCGAGCCCCATGGCCGAGCTCTCGGACGAGTGGGCGGCCAAGGGGGAGCCCAACCTCTTCGGCCTGGTGCCGAAGGTGGTGGAGATGCAGTCCGAAGGGGGGGCGGCGGGGGCCTTGCACGGGGCCTTGCAGGAGGGCGTTCTGGCCACCACCTTCACCGCAAGCCAAGGCCTTCTCCTCATGATCCCCGATATGTACAAGATCGCCGGGCAGGCCCTGCCCGGGGTCATCCACGTGGCCGCCCGGGCCCTCGCCACCCACGCCCTTTCCATCTTCGGGGACCACCAGGACCTGTACGCCGTGCGCCCCACGGGATGGGGGATTTTGGTCTCCGAGTCGGTCCAGGCGGCCCAGGACCTGGCGGCCATGGCCCACGCCGTGGCCCTGCAGGCCAGCCTCCCCGTCCTGCACGCCATGGACGGCTTCCGCACCTCCCACGAGGTGCAGAAGATCCTGCCCCTTTCCGACAAGGAACTCAGGGCCCTCTTTCCTTTTTCCGCCCTGGAGGCCTTCCGGAAGCGGGCGCTAACCCCCGAGGCCCCGGTCATCCGGGGCACGGCGCAAAACCCTGACCACTACTTCCAAAACCGCGAGGCCATCAACCCCCTCTACCAGCGCTTTCCGGAGGTGGTGGAGAGGACCATGGCCCGCTTCGCCGAGATTACGGGACGGCGCTACGCGCCCTACGAGTACTTCGGCCATCCCGAGGCGGAGCGGGTGGTGGTGGTCATGGGCTCCGCCTCCTTGGCGGTGGAGGAGGCGGTGGCGTACCTCCTCAAGCGGGGGGAAAAGGTGGGGATGGTGCGGGTCCGCCTCTACCGGCCCTTCCACGCCCAAGGCTTTCTGGCAGCCCTTCCCCCAAGCGCCCAACGGGTGGCGGTCCTAGACCGGGGGAAGGAGCCTGGGGCGGTGGGGGAACCCCTTTTCCAGGAGGTGGCGGCGGCCTTCGCCCTCAAGGGGGGAGAGCTCCCCCTCCTGGTGGGCGGGCGCTACGGCCTCTCCTCCAAGGAGTTCACCCCGGCCATGGCCCTTGGCCTTTACGAGGCGCTCAAGGGGGAAAGGCCCCGCCACGGCTTTACCCTGGGCATCCAGGACGACCTGTCCCACACGAGCCTCCCGTACCCGGAGGTGGACTTTGAGGACCCCGCTTCCGTGCGGGCCGTGTTCTTCGCTTTGGGGGCGGACGGCACGGTTTCCGCCAACAAGAACACCATCAAGATCATCGGGGAGGAAACACCCCTCTACGCCCAGGGGTACTTCGTTTACGATTCCAAGAAGTCGGGCTCCCGCACCATCAGCCACCTGCGCTTTGGCCCCAATCCCTTGAACAAACCCTACCTCATCCAAAGGGCCAACTTCGTGGGCATCCACCAGTGGAGCTTCTTGGAGCGCTTCCCCATGCTTGACGTGGCGGAGGAAAACGCCACCATTCTCCTCAACAGCCCCTACCCCAAGGAGGAGGTTTGGGACCGCCTGCCTCGGCCTGTGCAGGAGGAGATTCTGCGCAAAAACCTCAAGGTCTACGTGGTGAACGCCTACGAGCTCGCCCGCAAGGTGGGGCTCCCGGGCCGTATCAACGTCCTCATGCAAGCGGCCTTCTTCAAGCTCTCGGGGGTCTTGCCCGAGGAGGAGGCCAAGGCCCGCATCAAGAAGGCCATAGAGAAGAGCTACGGGAAGCGGGGGAGGAGCGTTTTGGAGAAGAACTTCCAGGCGGTGGAGCTGGGCTTCCAGGCGGTGGAACCCCTCCCCATCCCCGGGCGCATCACCTCGGAAAAGGGCCTGGTACCGCCCATGGTGGGGAACCCCCCTCCCTTTGTGAAGGAGGTGCTGGGACCCATCGCCTTGGGCCTAGGAGACACCTTGCCCGTTTCCGCCTTCCCCTTGGACGGCACCTACCCCACGGGCACCGCCCGCTACGAGAAAAGGGGCATCGCCGAGTTCGTCCCCACCTGGGATCCAGAGGTCTGCGTCCAGTGCGGCAAGTGTGTCCTGGTCTGTCCCCACGCCGTGGTGCGGGCCAAGGTGGTGCCGGAGGAGGTCCTCTTGGGGGCTCCTGAGGGCTTTCCCCACCGCAAGGCCATGTGGAAGGAGCTTTCCGGGGAGTTCGTCCTCGCCATTAGCCCGGACGACTGCACCGGGTGCTCCTTGTGCGTGGAGGTCTGCCCGGCCAAGGACAAGCGCAACCCGAGCCGCAAGGCCTTGAACATGGCCCCCCGCCTCCAGGTGCGGGAGGCCATGAACCAGCACTGGGACTTCTTCCTATCCCTCCCCGAGACGCCCCGCCAGGGCCTGAAGCTGCACACCGTCAAGGACGTGCAGCTCCTCATGCCCCTTTTTGAGTTTCCCGGCGCTTGTGCCGGGTGCGGGGAGACGCCGTACCTAAGGCTTCTCTCCCAGCTTTTTGGCGACCGCCTCATTGTGGCCAACGCCACGGGGTGTAGCTCCATCTACGGCGGCAACCTCCCCACCACGCCGTGGAGCACGAACCGGGAGGGCCGGGGTCCCGCCTGGGCCAACTCCCTCTTTGAGGACAACGCCGAGTTCGGCCTGGGCATGCGTTTGGCCTTGGACAAGAAGGCGGAGCACGCCAGGAGGCTTCTTCCCGAGTTCCGCCACTTGCTAGGGGAGGAGCTTTTGGCGAGGCTCCTCGCCGAGGTGGGACCGGAGGAGGTGGAGGAGAGGCGCAGGGACGTGGCCCTCTTGAGGGAACGGCTTGAGGGGCTAGACGATCCCAAAGCCAAGGACCTCTTGGCGGTGGCGGATGCCCTTATCCCCCACACCGTCTGGATCGTGGGTGGGGACGGCTGGGCCTACGACATCGGCTACGGGGGGCTGGACCACGTCCTGGCCTCGGGGGCCAACGTGAAGGTCTTGGTCTTGGACACGGAGGTCTACTCCAATACCGGAGGGCAGGCCTCCAAGGCCACGGGGCTAGGAGCGGTGGCCAAGTTCGCCATGGCCGGCAAGCCCACCCCCAAGAAGGACCTGGCCTTCATGGCCATGAGTTACGGCCACGTCTACGTGGCCCAGATCGCCATGGGGGCGAACGATGCCCACACGGTGCGGGCCTTCCTCGAGGCCGAGGCCCACAAGGGACCCGCTCTCCTCATCGCCTACAGCCACTGCATCGCCCATGGGATTGACATGGCCAAGGGCATGGACCACCAGAAGCTGGCGGAGCGCTCGGGGTACTGGCCGCTCTTCCGTTATATCCCTGGGGAAGGGCTAATCCTGGACTCCAAACCCCCTACCTTGCCCCTCCGGGAGTACCTCTATGCGGAGAACCGCTACCGCCTTCTCCTGCAGACCCACCTCGAGGAGGCCGAGGCCTTCTTGAAGGCGGCGGAGGAGGCGGTGCGGGCCAGGTGGGAAAGGCTAAAGCGGCTTGCCGGCGAGAAGGCCACTTTGGCAAGCTAG
- a CDS encoding O-acetylhomoserine aminocarboxypropyltransferase/cysteine synthase family protein: protein MNYDTLAVLAGLPEDPHGAVGLPIYAVAAYGFKTLEEGAERFASGEGYVYARQKDPTGKALEERLKALEGGMEALVFASGQAATFAALFSLLRPGDEVVAAKGLFGQTIGLFNQVLAPWGVRVRYVDPTPEAVREALTERTRLVFVEIVANPALLVPDLEALATLAEERGVALVVDNTFGAAGALCKPLRWGAHVVVQSLTKWASGHGSVLGGAVLSRETGLWERFPQFLEPDPKGQVPWEALGPRCFPERVRTLGLSLVGMALSPFNAYLLFQGLETVALRVRRMSETALRLAEALRAHPKVKALRYPGLPEDPAYAHARKYLAAGGGIFTLDLGSLEAASRFLRAIRLLKAPNVGDARTLLVHPWTTTHSRLKEEARLEAGVTPGLVRVSVGLEDPGDLEALFREALAGV from the coding sequence ATGAACTACGACACCTTGGCGGTGCTCGCAGGGTTACCCGAGGACCCCCATGGGGCGGTGGGTCTTCCCATCTACGCGGTGGCCGCCTACGGCTTTAAGACCCTGGAGGAAGGAGCAGAGCGCTTTGCCAGTGGGGAGGGCTACGTCTACGCCCGGCAGAAGGACCCCACCGGCAAGGCCCTGGAGGAGCGGTTAAAGGCCCTGGAAGGGGGCATGGAGGCCTTGGTCTTCGCCTCGGGCCAGGCGGCCACCTTTGCCGCCCTTTTTTCCCTCCTGCGCCCGGGGGATGAGGTGGTGGCGGCCAAGGGGCTTTTCGGCCAGACGATTGGGCTTTTTAACCAGGTCTTGGCCCCATGGGGTGTGCGGGTGCGCTATGTGGATCCCACCCCGGAGGCGGTGCGGGAGGCCCTCACGGAAAGGACCCGCTTGGTCTTCGTGGAGATCGTGGCCAACCCCGCCCTTTTGGTGCCGGACCTCGAGGCCCTGGCCACCTTGGCGGAGGAGAGGGGCGTGGCCCTGGTGGTGGACAACACCTTCGGCGCCGCCGGGGCGCTCTGCAAGCCCCTCCGGTGGGGAGCCCACGTGGTGGTGCAGAGCCTCACCAAGTGGGCCTCGGGCCACGGCTCGGTCCTGGGCGGGGCGGTGCTTTCCCGGGAGACGGGGCTTTGGGAGCGCTTTCCCCAGTTCTTGGAGCCCGACCCCAAGGGGCAGGTGCCTTGGGAGGCCCTGGGGCCCAGGTGCTTCCCGGAAAGGGTGCGCACCCTGGGGCTCTCCCTCGTGGGCATGGCCCTTTCCCCCTTCAACGCCTACCTCCTCTTCCAAGGCCTGGAAACCGTGGCCCTAAGGGTAAGGCGCATGAGCGAGACGGCCTTGAGGCTTGCGGAAGCCCTCCGGGCCCACCCCAAGGTGAAGGCCCTCCGCTACCCCGGGCTTCCGGAAGACCCGGCGTACGCCCACGCCAGGAAGTACCTGGCCGCTGGGGGCGGCATCTTTACCCTGGATCTGGGGAGCCTCGAGGCGGCAAGCCGCTTCCTCAGGGCCATCCGCCTCCTCAAGGCCCCGAACGTGGGGGATGCCCGCACCCTCCTCGTCCACCCCTGGACCACCACCCATAGCCGGCTCAAGGAGGAGGCCCGCCTGGAGGCGGGGGTGACCCCGGGCCTGGTGCGGGTTTCCGTGGGGCTGGAGGACCCGGGGGATTTGGAGGCGCTTTTCCGGGAGGCCTTGGCGGGGGTGTAG
- a CDS encoding cation:proton antiporter family protein, translated as MLLLTYLSGVLLVRLGLPVFLGYLGVGMALRLLGFSGDPLLDFFKDLGVYLLLFTVGLGLRTERLIRREIWATGIFQLLLLPVFMAALYALGLGQNLLALLVLAVALINPSTVILARVLQGKGELSALYGQLALGISVLLDVVSLALLILAGFQGVGPSGFLVLAFPLLRPLLARLFHLALSPELKLLFGVTLALLGAELARFLQAPEALGALFMGLGLSRYPGAGEVAEKLWALREVFLVAFFLWAGMAVGPDGVLAGLVLLILLGLKPVFLFLSLVRQGFRARTAFLVGVGLGTYSEFGLVAAGVLQGLGQMTPQGVGAVALAVGGSFLLGAPMVQKAHLLYERLKPWLKGWERPGLHPDEEPQGALGARWLVVGMGRMGTAAYRFLAEQGEGVLGLDSDPGKVEYHTAKGRRVLYGDAEDPALWEGLDLNGVKGVVLALPDLEARLRATKALRAKGFGGVVGAVSYAQEEDARLLEAGVDVVFNPLLEAGERLAEKVLQASEA; from the coding sequence GTGTTGCTGCTGACCTACCTTTCCGGCGTGCTATTGGTGCGCCTGGGGTTGCCGGTGTTCCTGGGTTACCTCGGTGTCGGGATGGCGTTGAGGCTCCTGGGCTTTTCCGGGGATCCCCTTTTGGACTTCTTCAAAGATCTCGGCGTCTACCTCTTGCTTTTTACTGTGGGTCTGGGCCTGCGTACAGAACGCCTAATTCGTAGGGAGATTTGGGCTACCGGGATTTTCCAGCTCCTTTTGCTTCCGGTTTTCATGGCAGCCCTTTACGCCCTGGGCCTCGGGCAGAACCTTCTGGCCCTTTTGGTATTGGCCGTGGCCCTTATTAACCCCAGCACCGTGATTCTGGCTCGGGTGCTTCAGGGTAAAGGAGAGCTTTCCGCTTTGTACGGGCAGCTGGCTCTGGGGATCTCGGTTCTTTTGGATGTGGTGTCCCTGGCTCTCCTCATCCTTGCGGGGTTCCAAGGGGTAGGGCCCTCGGGGTTCTTGGTTCTAGCCTTCCCCTTGTTGCGGCCCCTGTTGGCCCGCCTTTTCCATCTGGCCCTGAGCCCAGAACTGAAGCTGCTTTTTGGAGTAACCCTGGCCTTGTTGGGGGCGGAGCTGGCCCGATTTCTTCAGGCCCCGGAGGCTTTGGGGGCCCTTTTCATGGGCTTGGGCTTGTCCCGCTATCCGGGGGCGGGGGAGGTGGCGGAAAAGCTTTGGGCCTTGAGGGAGGTTTTTTTAGTGGCCTTCTTTCTTTGGGCGGGCATGGCTGTAGGCCCCGACGGGGTTTTGGCAGGCTTGGTCCTTCTCATCCTCCTGGGCCTGAAGCCGGTTTTTCTCTTTCTGTCCCTGGTCCGTCAGGGTTTTAGGGCCCGTACGGCTTTTTTGGTGGGGGTGGGCTTAGGCACCTATTCGGAGTTTGGCCTGGTGGCGGCGGGGGTGCTGCAAGGGCTAGGGCAGATGACGCCCCAGGGCGTAGGGGCCGTGGCCCTAGCGGTGGGGGGCTCTTTCCTCTTGGGAGCTCCGATGGTCCAGAAAGCCCACCTCCTTTATGAAAGGTTGAAGCCTTGGCTTAAAGGGTGGGAGCGGCCCGGGCTACACCCTGACGAGGAGCCGCAAGGGGCTTTGGGGGCCAGGTGGCTGGTGGTGGGCATGGGGCGGATGGGGACAGCCGCCTACCGCTTTCTGGCGGAGCAGGGGGAAGGGGTCTTGGGTTTGGATAGCGACCCGGGCAAGGTGGAGTACCATACCGCCAAAGGCCGGCGGGTGCTTTATGGGGATGCTGAGGACCCGGCCCTTTGGGAGGGGCTGGACCTGAATGGGGTTAAGGGGGTCGTGCTAGCCCTTCCGGACCTCGAGGCGAGGCTCCGGGCCACGAAGGCCTTGCGGGCCAAGGGTTTCGGGGGGGTAGTGGGGGCGGTGAGCTATGCCCAGGAGGAGGATGCCCGGCTTTTGGAGGCTGGGGTGGATGTGGTGTTCAATCCGCTTCTGGAGGCCGGGGAGCGGCTTGCAGAAAAGGTTTTACAGGCCAGCGAAGCCTAG
- a CDS encoding universal stress protein gives MFKTILLAYDGSDHAKRAARIAKMEAEAHGARLVVVHVYEPVPDYLGEPFFQEALKRRLERAEKVLVEAVGLTGVPREDALLLEGRPAEAILEAAIGEQADLIVMGTRGLGAIGSLFMGSQSQKVLAEAPCPVLLVR, from the coding sequence ATGTTCAAGACCATCCTCCTGGCTTATGACGGTTCGGACCATGCCAAGCGGGCGGCAAGGATAGCCAAGATGGAAGCCGAGGCCCATGGGGCCAGGCTGGTGGTGGTTCATGTCTATGAGCCTGTCCCCGACTACCTGGGGGAGCCCTTCTTCCAGGAGGCCTTGAAAAGGCGGCTGGAGCGGGCGGAAAAAGTCCTGGTGGAGGCCGTGGGCCTCACGGGAGTGCCCCGGGAAGATGCCCTTCTCCTCGAGGGACGCCCAGCGGAGGCCATTCTGGAAGCCGCCATAGGGGAGCAGGCTGACCTCATCGTCATGGGTACCCGGGGCTTGGGGGCGATCGGCAGCCTCTTCATGGGAAGCCAAAGCCAGAAGGTGTTGGCGGAGGCCCCTTGCCCCGTGCTCCTGGTGCGTTAG
- a CDS encoding aminopeptidase codes for MNAFQRNLEKLAELAIRVGLNLERGQEVIATAPIEALDFVRLLAEKAYREGASLFTVIYGDNALSRKRLSLAPEEGLEKAPAWLYEGMAKAFREGAARLAVSGNDPKALEGLPPERIGKAQQANARAYKPALEAITEFVTNWTIVPYAHPGWAKAVFPHLAEEEAVKRLWEAIFQATRVDQEDPVAAWEAHNRFLHEKVAYLNARRFHALHFRGPGTDLVVGLAEGHLWQGGATPTKKGRLCNPNLPTEEVFTAPHRERVEGVVRASRPLALGGTLVEGIWARFERGVAVEVGAAKGEEVLKRVLDTDEGARRLGEVALVAADNPIAKTGLVFFDTLFDENAASHIAFGQAYTENLEGRPSGEEFQRRGGNESLVHIDWMIGSEEVDVDGLLEDGTRTPLMRRGVWVV; via the coding sequence GTGAACGCCTTTCAGAGGAACCTGGAAAAGCTTGCCGAACTCGCCATCCGGGTAGGGCTCAACCTGGAAAGGGGGCAGGAGGTCATCGCCACGGCCCCCATTGAGGCCCTGGACTTCGTGCGCCTCCTGGCGGAGAAGGCTTACCGAGAGGGGGCGAGCCTCTTCACCGTGATCTACGGGGACAACGCCCTCTCCCGCAAGCGCCTCTCCCTCGCTCCCGAGGAGGGGTTAGAGAAGGCCCCCGCCTGGCTCTACGAGGGCATGGCCAAGGCCTTCCGGGAAGGGGCGGCGCGGCTTGCCGTCTCCGGCAACGACCCCAAGGCCCTGGAGGGCCTTCCCCCCGAGCGCATCGGGAAGGCGCAACAGGCGAACGCCCGGGCCTACAAGCCGGCCCTGGAAGCCATCACGGAGTTCGTCACCAACTGGACCATTGTGCCCTACGCCCACCCGGGCTGGGCCAAGGCGGTCTTCCCCCACCTGGCCGAGGAGGAGGCGGTGAAGCGGTTATGGGAAGCCATCTTCCAGGCCACCCGGGTGGACCAGGAAGACCCCGTGGCCGCTTGGGAGGCCCACAACCGCTTCCTGCACGAGAAGGTGGCCTACCTGAACGCAAGGCGCTTCCACGCCCTCCACTTCCGGGGGCCGGGGACAGACCTGGTGGTGGGCCTCGCCGAGGGGCACCTCTGGCAAGGGGGGGCCACGCCCACGAAAAAGGGGCGGCTTTGCAACCCCAACCTGCCCACGGAGGAGGTCTTCACCGCCCCCCACCGGGAACGGGTGGAAGGGGTGGTGCGGGCCTCGAGGCCCCTCGCCCTGGGGGGCACCCTGGTGGAGGGCATCTGGGCCCGGTTTGAAAGGGGTGTGGCCGTGGAGGTGGGGGCGGCAAAAGGGGAAGAGGTGTTGAAAAGGGTCCTGGACACGGACGAGGGGGCGCGGCGCCTTGGGGAGGTGGCCCTGGTCGCCGCCGACAACCCCATCGCCAAGACGGGCCTCGTCTTCTTTGACACCCTCTTTGACGAGAACGCCGCAAGCCACATCGCCTTCGGCCAGGCCTATACGGAAAACCTCGAGGGCCGCCCCTCGGGGGAGGAGTTCCAGAGGCGGGGCGGCAACGAGAGCCTGGTGCACATTGACTGGATGATCGGCTCGGAGGAGGTGGACGTGGACGGCCTCCTGGAAGACGGCACCCGCACCCCCCTCATGCGGCGGGGGGTCTGGGTGGTCTAG
- a CDS encoding dihydroorotate dehydrogenase-like protein: MDLKTTYLGLELDHPLVASASPLTEKLDGFLRLEDGGAAAIVMHSLFEEQVTIEEEMLDHYLHYGHESYAEALSYFPRAHEYRLTPERHLDLLSRAKERVAVPIIASLNGISPGGWVAYARLLEEAGADAIELNLYYIPTDPALSGGEVEEMYLSTIRAVVEAVRVPVAVKVGHAFTAFAHFAKRVEGTGAKALVLFNRFYQPDFDLETLSVVPTLSLSRPYEALLRLHWIALLHGRVGLELALTGGVHTGKEAAKGLLAGAQVVMMTSAILEKGPGHFRTVLAELKAFMEEKEYASVEEMRGVMSYQKVAEPAALERANYLKVLGSYRLLP, translated from the coding sequence ATGGACCTTAAGACCACCTATCTGGGCTTGGAGCTGGACCACCCTTTGGTGGCCTCCGCTTCTCCCCTCACGGAGAAGCTGGACGGGTTTTTGCGCTTGGAGGACGGCGGGGCGGCGGCCATCGTCATGCACTCCCTCTTTGAGGAGCAGGTGACCATCGAGGAGGAGATGCTGGACCACTACCTCCACTATGGCCACGAAAGCTACGCCGAGGCCCTTAGCTACTTCCCCCGCGCCCACGAGTACCGGCTAACCCCCGAGCGCCACCTAGACCTCCTATCCCGGGCCAAGGAGCGGGTTGCCGTACCCATCATCGCAAGCCTCAACGGGATTAGCCCCGGGGGTTGGGTGGCGTATGCCCGGCTTTTGGAGGAAGCGGGGGCGGATGCCATTGAGCTCAACCTTTACTACATCCCCACGGACCCCGCCCTGTCCGGGGGGGAGGTGGAGGAGATGTACCTTTCCACCATCCGGGCCGTGGTGGAGGCGGTGCGGGTGCCCGTGGCGGTGAAGGTGGGGCACGCCTTTACCGCCTTCGCCCACTTCGCTAAGCGGGTGGAGGGCACGGGGGCCAAGGCCCTGGTGCTTTTCAACCGCTTCTACCAGCCAGACTTTGACCTGGAAACCCTTTCCGTGGTGCCCACCCTCTCCCTTTCCCGCCCCTACGAGGCCCTTTTGCGCCTGCACTGGATCGCCCTCCTCCATGGGCGGGTGGGCCTGGAACTGGCCCTCACCGGTGGGGTGCACACGGGCAAGGAGGCCGCCAAGGGCCTTTTGGCCGGGGCCCAGGTGGTGATGATGACCTCGGCCATCCTGGAAAAGGGGCCAGGCCACTTCCGCACGGTCCTGGCCGAGCTGAAGGCGTTCATGGAGGAAAAGGAATACGCCAGCGTGGAGGAGATGCGGGGGGTCATGAGCTACCAGAAGGTGGCGGAGCCCGCCGCTTTGGAAAGGGCCAACTACCTCAAGGTCCTGGGTTCGTACCGGCTTCTTCCCTAA